Genomic window (Candidatus Desulfarcum epimagneticum):
ATAAATCCCGCGTCGATCATGGCCCGGGAGGCGCCGAAGCCCGCGTTGAGGTCGTCGGCCAGACCCTTGACCAGATCCACCCCGGCCTGGTCTTTGGCCCCCCGGCCCACCGACACCACGATGTCGGCGTCGGCCAGATCAATGTCGCCTTCGGCGTCGGATATCAGGCCCTTGATGGCGGCCTTTAAATCCGGCTCCGGCGCGGAAAGCGGGACCACGTTCTCAGTCCCTGAGATTCCCTCGTCCGCCTCAAAGGCGCCGGCCCTGACCACGGCCACGAGTTTTTCAGCGTTGATCTGAACGCGCTGGGTCACTTTGTTGGTGATGGCCGGGCGAATGATCTCCACGCGGTCTTTTGAGAGGTCGATGTCCGTGATTTCCGTGGCGCACGCGGCGTCCAGGCGGGCCGCCACCCGGGGCGCCATGGCTTTTCCGCTTTCGGAAAAGGGGAACCAGATGAGGTCGGCCTCAAACTGTCCGGCCGCGTCCGCCACGCAGGAGGCGTAGGGTCCCGCTGAAAACACCTCCAGGGACGGATCGTCGGCGATATATTGAACGTCGGAGCCGGCCTTTGCCAGCTCCGGGGCCAGGGATTTCACGCCGGCGCCGATGGCCACAATGGCGGTTTCGGCGCCGATGGACCGGGCTTTGGATAACA
Coding sequences:
- a CDS encoding Electron transfer flavoprotein alpha subunit apoprotein — encoded protein: MAKALIVADIKKGALKGSAAELLSKARSIGAETAIVAIGAGVKSLAPELAKAGSDVQYIADDPSLEVFSAGPYASCVADAAGQFEADLIWFPFSESGKAMAPRVAARLDAACATEITDIDLSKDRVEIIRPAITNKVTQRVQINAEKLVAVVRAGAFEADEGISGTENVVPLSAPEPDLKAAIKGLISDAEGDIDLADADIVVSVGRGAKDQAGVDLVKGLADDLNAGFGASRAMIDAGFMGHNKQVGQTGKIVAPTLYVAVGISGAIQHLAGMNGSKVILAVNKDPEAPIFNVADYGIVGDLFEVVPILREEIKKHRN